One stretch of Pseudovibrio brasiliensis DNA includes these proteins:
- a CDS encoding agmatine deiminase family protein has protein sequence MKKLKSKIKMLGYSLLASASAMLTLNSASYAAGQDLIVIAAPSISDTYDDPEYAELFQGIVDFDIAYANAVYGNDEVRIVVDAQTRPYFAGKVPDEIIINNYLPHIWARDYTVINPSKPVQFRYTPVTFEGDQAVADGMQDGFNAFAEARGLKFSKTKYMLDGGNIVDNHAGRVITTTRFLEDNDLSYEDGKAVLKELLNAKEVAILPPDEEVMAHSDGMVMFAEENTLILNRYDEPMMSEITEELEISFPGIKIVEVDAMWDETDLFSACGVNVNAAMTSNFIYMPHFGDKNSDKVMKTIQANTSKKVIPVPANSVCKLGGSVRCLTLQLKGEAAQAFLQN, from the coding sequence ATGAAGAAACTCAAATCAAAAATCAAAATGCTCGGGTATTCCTTGCTGGCAAGTGCCAGTGCGATGCTGACGCTGAACTCAGCGTCCTATGCGGCAGGACAAGACCTGATTGTCATTGCAGCACCATCCATCAGCGACACCTATGATGACCCGGAGTATGCCGAGCTCTTTCAGGGCATCGTGGACTTTGACATCGCCTACGCAAACGCAGTTTATGGCAACGACGAAGTGCGGATCGTCGTGGATGCGCAGACACGACCTTACTTTGCGGGCAAGGTACCGGATGAAATCATCATCAATAACTACCTCCCGCACATTTGGGCGCGTGACTACACCGTCATCAACCCAAGCAAACCGGTTCAGTTCCGCTACACGCCCGTCACCTTTGAAGGCGATCAGGCCGTTGCCGATGGAATGCAGGATGGCTTCAACGCATTTGCAGAGGCGAGAGGTCTGAAGTTTAGCAAAACAAAATACATGCTGGATGGCGGCAACATCGTCGACAACCACGCAGGCCGTGTGATCACCACAACCCGTTTTCTGGAGGACAACGATCTTTCTTACGAAGACGGCAAGGCAGTATTGAAAGAACTACTGAATGCGAAAGAGGTTGCAATCCTGCCACCGGATGAAGAGGTGATGGCCCACAGCGATGGCATGGTGATGTTTGCGGAAGAAAACACTCTCATCCTCAATCGCTATGACGAGCCAATGATGAGCGAGATTACGGAAGAGCTGGAGATCTCATTCCCAGGCATTAAGATTGTTGAGGTAGATGCCATGTGGGATGAGACAGATTTGTTCAGCGCGTGTGGTGTCAACGTCAACGCCGCCATGACTAGCAATTTCATCTACATGCCGCACTTTGGCGACAAAAACAGCGACAAGGTGATGAAGACCATTCAGGCCAACACCAGCAAAAAGGTCATTCCGGTGCCAGCCAACTCGGTCTGCAAACTCGGCGGCTCTGTCCGCTGCCTCACCCTGCAGCTGAAAGGCGAAGCAGCCCAGGCATTCTTGCAGAACTGA
- a CDS encoding radical SAM protein — translation MVDLRIGDESLLNTRFHYMARNTIDYWMVADSNKLSEADVVHSIASAPVTEQTTFQLYLHIPYCAQKCSFCAFSGGNTLDFADAREYIALLIKQLDKILQITPAYGQKRIRSVHIGGGSPDLVRGQIGRLLSHVRGLDGIDENTEVAIECAPSTTKPDFLDELIAHKVTKLSFGVQSINPQIRANVRLPRSMRKVEELCEYVAGQIPIVNADFITGLPGQTLADVEGDLSYALKHPVINAVSTYLLTPGAAPSLVADVKGEKVPHVPTHKEQAVMRLHSYSTLQQAGWVRRGTNTYVDRASVDQTVLDHLPGNECIGAAHYDTFLIAAGAQAIGSAPGVRFENTVDINHWKAAIGNGEFGFNLRKSALHHQKDMSLWTFPLFYQGLKKDRLHAMIEDGDVDASQLSTLQDLIDEALVIESDEDYRLSILGEVFMGHIVRLLKKEEGQKVIDEYIHEGFKIGEAIHSGVINSDNTANNRQNVTERI, via the coding sequence ATGGTTGATCTTCGTATAGGTGATGAAAGTCTTTTAAATACCCGTTTCCACTACATGGCGCGCAACACGATCGATTACTGGATGGTGGCGGATAGCAACAAGTTGAGTGAAGCGGACGTCGTGCATTCAATCGCCTCTGCCCCGGTAACGGAGCAGACGACCTTTCAGTTGTACCTTCATATTCCGTACTGCGCACAGAAATGCTCGTTTTGCGCATTCTCCGGTGGCAATACGTTGGATTTTGCTGATGCGCGTGAGTACATCGCGCTTTTGATCAAACAGCTCGATAAGATCCTCCAGATCACACCCGCCTATGGGCAAAAGCGTATTCGGTCCGTCCACATCGGTGGTGGCAGTCCGGATCTTGTGCGCGGCCAGATTGGCAGGCTTCTATCTCATGTGCGCGGGCTGGATGGGATTGATGAAAACACCGAAGTTGCCATTGAATGTGCCCCCTCGACAACCAAACCGGATTTTCTGGATGAGCTGATTGCCCACAAGGTGACCAAACTCAGCTTCGGTGTGCAAAGCATCAACCCGCAGATCAGAGCCAATGTGCGCCTGCCACGTTCCATGCGAAAAGTGGAGGAACTCTGCGAGTATGTCGCCGGGCAAATCCCGATCGTGAACGCTGATTTCATCACCGGCCTACCGGGGCAAACACTGGCCGATGTGGAAGGCGATCTCAGCTACGCTTTGAAGCATCCGGTTATCAATGCAGTCAGCACCTATCTGCTGACACCGGGTGCAGCCCCTTCTCTGGTGGCTGATGTGAAAGGGGAAAAGGTGCCGCATGTGCCAACGCATAAAGAGCAGGCGGTGATGCGGCTTCATTCTTACAGCACCTTGCAACAAGCGGGCTGGGTGCGCCGGGGGACCAACACTTATGTAGACCGGGCCTCTGTCGATCAGACGGTTCTGGATCACCTTCCCGGCAATGAGTGCATTGGTGCGGCACATTACGATACCTTCCTGATTGCAGCAGGCGCGCAGGCCATTGGCTCTGCCCCGGGCGTTCGATTTGAGAACACCGTCGATATCAATCACTGGAAGGCTGCCATTGGTAATGGTGAGTTTGGCTTCAACCTGAGAAAGTCGGCATTACATCACCAGAAAGACATGTCCCTTTGGACGTTCCCGTTGTTCTATCAAGGCTTGAAAAAAGACCGGCTTCACGCAATGATCGAAGATGGGGATGTTGATGCATCCCAACTCTCCACATTGCAGGACCTGATTGATGAAGCTCTGGTTATCGAGAGCGATGAGGACTACCGTCTTTCCATATTAGGGGAGGTGTTCATGGGCCACATTGTTCGGCTTCTCAAAAAAGAAGAGGGCCAGAAAGTCATTGATGAATACATCCATGAAGGTTTCAAAATTGGTGAGGCAATTCATAGCGGTGTGATCAATTCCGACAACACCGCGAATAACCGTCAGAATGTTACTGAAAGAATTTAA
- the proC gene encoding pyrroline-5-carboxylate reductase, protein MSKPSQIEEINTNGLVLLGCGKMGSAMLKGWLEAGVLPSSTTVIDPYPSDWLRSLEDHGLNLNKTLPANPAVCILAVKPQMMGDATPQVIALGGGGTVFISVAAGTNLSTLLSLVGEGSPIVRAMPNTPAAIGRGITALIPNSYCSEYNLAMAQELLAAVGQTVVLENEGQMDAVTAVSGSGPAYVFHLIECLAKAGAEQGLPEELAMQLAKATVGGAGQLAEDAQDSPSQLRINVTSPNGTTAAALNVLMNEDNGMPPLLSRAVAAAKKRSEELA, encoded by the coding sequence ATGTCCAAGCCTAGTCAGATTGAAGAGATAAACACAAACGGCCTTGTTTTGCTTGGCTGCGGAAAGATGGGCTCGGCCATGCTGAAGGGCTGGCTGGAAGCTGGCGTTCTGCCATCCAGCACAACTGTGATTGATCCTTATCCATCTGACTGGCTCCGGTCACTGGAAGATCACGGCCTGAACCTGAACAAGACACTGCCAGCAAATCCGGCAGTCTGCATTCTGGCCGTGAAGCCGCAGATGATGGGCGATGCAACCCCTCAAGTGATCGCCCTTGGTGGCGGCGGAACCGTGTTCATTTCTGTTGCAGCTGGCACAAACCTGAGTACGCTTCTTTCTTTAGTGGGAGAAGGCAGCCCGATCGTGCGCGCCATGCCAAACACACCGGCAGCTATTGGCCGCGGCATCACTGCACTCATTCCAAACAGCTATTGCTCAGAATATAATCTGGCCATGGCACAGGAACTGCTGGCCGCTGTTGGCCAGACTGTGGTGCTGGAAAATGAAGGCCAGATGGATGCTGTGACCGCTGTATCCGGCTCGGGTCCGGCCTATGTATTCCACCTGATTGAGTGCCTTGCCAAAGCGGGTGCTGAGCAGGGTCTGCCAGAAGAGCTGGCCATGCAATTGGCAAAAGCAACCGTTGGCGGTGCCGGGCAACTGGCCGAAGATGCGCAGGACAGTCCATCTCAACTGCGCATCAACGTGACATCTCCAAACGGCACAACAGCCGCTGCTTTGAATGTGCTCATGAATGAAGACAACGGCATGCCGCCGCTTCTTTCCCGCGCAGTTGCAGCAGCTAAGAAGCGCAGCGAAGAGCTGGCTTAA
- a CDS encoding methyltransferase domain-containing protein, translating to MGNDIGDNNHFNPVADIISDFFELNNALDLEASGKYDEAAEAFERMLRNDPEDSIGAALHLAAIGKRDVPSSMPEAHILSLFGQMSGTYDTRLLENLKYAIPEKVGERFAALGLGPFKRMLDLGCGTGLCCEVLKEQVTHKTGLDLSAEMLEKAREKELYDVLHEEEITRFLKTNRTEPWDLVVSTDVIPYNGELDEMFSHIAGSMTPDGIFLFSNEVQPEENFNGQSYLMGKHCRYAHSLDYIQRLLAQNNLELLDRTEMIIRLEHGNPITGQLVIARKMGAE from the coding sequence ATGGGCAATGATATTGGCGATAACAATCACTTTAATCCTGTTGCAGATATTATTTCTGATTTTTTTGAGCTCAACAACGCTTTGGATCTGGAAGCTTCAGGCAAATACGACGAAGCCGCAGAAGCTTTTGAGCGAATGTTGCGTAATGATCCCGAAGACAGCATCGGTGCCGCGCTCCATCTGGCTGCCATTGGTAAGAGGGATGTGCCCAGCAGCATGCCCGAAGCCCACATTCTGTCGCTGTTTGGCCAGATGTCCGGAACCTACGATACACGCCTTCTGGAAAACCTGAAGTATGCCATTCCAGAGAAAGTAGGCGAGAGATTTGCTGCGCTTGGGCTCGGCCCTTTCAAACGTATGCTGGATCTTGGCTGCGGGACCGGTCTTTGCTGTGAGGTTCTGAAAGAGCAAGTCACTCACAAAACCGGCTTAGACCTTTCTGCAGAGATGCTTGAAAAAGCGCGAGAGAAAGAGCTCTACGATGTCTTGCACGAAGAAGAGATCACGCGCTTCCTAAAGACAAACCGCACTGAACCATGGGATCTTGTCGTCTCAACTGACGTTATTCCGTACAACGGCGAATTGGATGAGATGTTCTCCCATATCGCTGGCAGCATGACACCTGATGGCATCTTTCTTTTCTCAAATGAGGTCCAGCCGGAAGAAAACTTCAACGGTCAGTCCTACCTGATGGGCAAGCATTGTCGCTACGCCCACTCATTGGATTACATTCAGCGCCTGCTGGCGCAGAACAATCTGGAACTACTGGATCGCACTGAAATGATAATCCGGCTTGAACACGGCAACCCAATCACCGGACAACTGGTGATCGCCAGAAAGATGGGTGCTGAGTAG
- a CDS encoding ArsR/SmtB family transcription factor — translation MQQLSQTLQPQNLDAVFAALADPTRRAILTRLASGDASVNELAEPFRMSQPAVSKHLKVLERAGLVERAIDKQRRPARLKAAPMREAVKWLEEFSKFWSSSFDQLDDLLEELKKSES, via the coding sequence ATGCAACAACTAAGCCAGACACTTCAGCCTCAGAACCTGGATGCCGTGTTTGCAGCATTGGCCGACCCCACCCGCCGCGCGATCCTAACACGGCTTGCCAGTGGGGACGCATCAGTCAATGAGCTGGCTGAGCCGTTTCGCATGAGCCAACCAGCAGTTTCAAAGCATCTCAAAGTTCTGGAGAGGGCAGGGCTGGTTGAACGCGCCATAGACAAGCAACGCCGTCCGGCCCGACTCAAAGCTGCCCCCATGCGTGAGGCCGTCAAATGGCTGGAAGAGTTTAGCAAGTTCTGGTCATCCAGCTTCGATCAGCTGGATGATCTTCTGGAGGAATTGAAGAAATCCGAGAGTTGA
- a CDS encoding SRPBCC family protein codes for MSELPTYVLERTFNAPRELVWRTWTEPDLISRWYGPNVESIVHQLDVKQGGLWLHEMKWGDNSNFQRVEYTEVSKPSRLVWLHATSDADWNVIASPMMQDWPRVLLTTVTFEQDGDQTKMRLTWVPHDATDAEIACFEAAIGGMNQGWNAGMALLEELLAELQSEMQI; via the coding sequence ATGAGCGAACTACCAACCTATGTTTTGGAACGCACCTTTAACGCCCCACGCGAGCTGGTTTGGCGCACATGGACCGAGCCGGATCTTATCTCGCGCTGGTACGGCCCTAACGTGGAAAGCATCGTCCACCAGCTGGATGTCAAACAAGGCGGCCTTTGGCTGCATGAGATGAAGTGGGGAGACAACTCCAACTTCCAACGCGTTGAATATACAGAGGTCTCAAAACCCTCACGACTGGTTTGGCTGCATGCAACCTCTGACGCTGATTGGAATGTAATCGCCAGCCCGATGATGCAGGACTGGCCTCGCGTTTTGCTAACCACAGTTACCTTCGAACAAGACGGCGACCAAACCAAGATGCGCCTCACATGGGTCCCCCATGACGCCACCGACGCAGAAATCGCCTGTTTTGAGGCTGCCATCGGCGGCATGAACCAAGGCTGGAACGCTGGCATGGCTCTTCTGGAAGAACTGCTGGCCGAGCTTCAAAGCGAAATGCAGATATAA
- a CDS encoding methyl-accepting chemotaxis protein, producing MHFSGIKLTTKIALAVSFAIVLTTGILVLAADLLLWGTLSDEVDKRHDINLRIAAAQLHQEFPSATVKLDHNSNVSKIIISDPLEFSNNDLVDHIGHLTGETATVFVWDDSNQDYWRKTTNIKSKAGKRAVDTPLGKGGAVYPIIKSGKTFRGEANILGMAYYTLYQPIFDSNNRVTGILYVGVEKSHIEAQVDHVTWNLLYAAIGLAIVLVLLAYFGFKMMLKPIPTMTCALRDLSENKLDIKIGYSDRKDEIGEMAQAIDVLRQNNVERIRLQEQSDEEHGAREQRQGRIENLLSQFAAEVTEALQSVDQRSQEMEHTATRLTGIAEDSASRSNSARDASEEASANVQTVATAAEELSASIEEISRQLGETNRVVGAATSGAEESSQKVQALDSAAQKIGEVVNLIRDIAEQTNLLALNATIEAARAGEMGKGFAVVASEVKELATQTSKATEEISAQISGIQNSSKETVEAIVGISDTMSEVNKHATSIANAVEQQGSATMEISENVQMAAQGTRSAAHNVSEVSVKVTETQEAASQVLDASQAVADNAARLRKTINSFMEDIRAA from the coding sequence ATGCACTTTTCCGGTATTAAACTAACCACAAAGATCGCTCTGGCCGTTTCATTTGCCATTGTCCTGACAACTGGCATTTTGGTGTTGGCTGCGGACCTATTACTCTGGGGTACGCTGAGCGACGAAGTGGACAAACGCCACGATATCAATCTTCGTATTGCGGCGGCGCAGCTCCATCAGGAGTTCCCATCAGCGACCGTCAAACTGGATCACAACTCCAATGTATCCAAGATCATCATCAGTGATCCGCTGGAGTTTTCTAATAATGATCTTGTCGATCACATCGGTCACCTGACCGGTGAGACTGCCACTGTTTTTGTGTGGGACGATTCCAACCAGGATTACTGGCGCAAAACCACCAATATCAAGAGTAAGGCAGGCAAGCGCGCTGTTGATACGCCTCTGGGCAAGGGCGGCGCTGTTTACCCCATTATCAAGTCCGGAAAGACCTTCCGCGGCGAAGCCAATATTCTTGGCATGGCATACTACACGCTCTATCAGCCAATCTTTGACAGCAACAACCGTGTCACTGGCATTCTTTATGTGGGCGTTGAGAAATCTCACATTGAGGCGCAAGTTGACCACGTCACCTGGAACCTGCTTTACGCTGCCATCGGTCTGGCAATTGTCCTCGTTCTGCTGGCGTATTTTGGCTTCAAGATGATGCTGAAGCCAATCCCAACGATGACTTGCGCCCTGCGCGATCTTTCCGAGAACAAGCTGGACATCAAGATTGGCTATTCCGATCGCAAAGATGAGATCGGCGAGATGGCGCAGGCCATTGACGTGCTCCGCCAGAACAACGTTGAGCGCATCCGCCTGCAGGAACAGAGCGACGAAGAGCACGGCGCACGTGAGCAGCGGCAGGGCCGGATCGAGAACCTGCTCAGCCAGTTTGCAGCTGAGGTGACGGAAGCCCTGCAGAGCGTTGACCAGCGTTCGCAGGAGATGGAGCATACCGCGACTCGCCTGACCGGCATTGCAGAAGATTCTGCGTCACGTTCCAACAGTGCCCGCGATGCCTCTGAAGAAGCTTCCGCCAACGTGCAGACCGTTGCAACGGCTGCCGAAGAGCTGAGCGCGTCCATTGAAGAAATCAGCCGCCAGCTGGGTGAAACCAACCGCGTGGTGGGTGCAGCGACAAGCGGCGCAGAAGAGAGCAGCCAGAAGGTTCAGGCTCTGGACAGCGCAGCACAGAAGATTGGCGAAGTGGTCAACCTCATCCGCGACATTGCTGAACAGACCAACCTGCTGGCGCTGAATGCCACCATCGAAGCGGCGCGTGCCGGTGAGATGGGCAAAGGCTTTGCAGTTGTGGCTTCTGAAGTGAAAGAGCTGGCGACCCAGACCTCCAAAGCCACAGAGGAAATCTCCGCGCAGATCTCTGGCATCCAGAACTCCTCCAAGGAGACCGTGGAAGCCATCGTAGGCATCAGCGACACCATGAGCGAAGTGAACAAACACGCCACCTCCATCGCAAACGCTGTTGAGCAGCAGGGGTCTGCGACCATGGAGATCAGCGAGAACGTTCAGATGGCAGCTCAGGGCACCCGTAGCGCGGCGCACAATGTGAGCGAGGTTTCCGTGAAAGTGACTGAGACACAGGAAGCAGCCTCTCAGGTACTCGACGCATCTCAGGCAGTGGCAGACAATGCAGCTCGCCTGCGCAAAACCATCAATTCCTTCATGGAAGACATCCGCGCAGCCTAA
- a CDS encoding SCP2 sterol-binding domain-containing protein: MSEFIQKIVSGINDKLDGVDMSKSIALNIKDEGSIIVDENGARAEEAEADCTISCSAKTFKGLVDGSVNPMTAVMMGKIKIGGDKMVAMNLGKILG; this comes from the coding sequence ATGTCCGAATTCATCCAGAAGATCGTATCCGGAATCAACGACAAGCTTGATGGCGTCGATATGTCAAAGTCTATCGCGCTCAACATCAAGGATGAGGGCTCCATCATCGTTGACGAGAACGGTGCGCGCGCAGAAGAAGCAGAGGCAGACTGCACAATCTCTTGTTCTGCAAAGACCTTCAAAGGCTTGGTGGATGGTTCCGTCAACCCGATGACTGCGGTGATGATGGGCAAGATCAAGATTGGCGGCGACAAGATGGTTGCCATGAACCTGGGCAAGATCCTCGGCTAA
- a CDS encoding LysE family translocator, which yields MSVDQLILYCIAIFSVSIIPGPSMALAFTEGARGGVNGVVPPALGNVTASLGQALIAFFAFRSVVSLEPRVLLTVQAVGALYIAYIGYIFIRYGGSFKLETDGAEKQLSKASEGFQTGFLIAFFNPKAILFFVALFPQFVNSEIATNAGALSSVFLPIGLIALICFMVYGFLGQLSLQVFDESKVFNWIVPGLGGFLVLTATLGLLDALGQLF from the coding sequence ATGAGTGTCGACCAACTCATCCTGTATTGCATCGCGATTTTCTCTGTCTCGATCATTCCCGGCCCCAGCATGGCCCTTGCTTTTACAGAAGGGGCCCGGGGTGGTGTGAATGGGGTTGTGCCTCCCGCTCTGGGGAATGTCACCGCATCCCTGGGGCAGGCGCTGATTGCGTTTTTCGCTTTCCGCTCGGTGGTGTCTCTTGAACCGCGTGTTCTGCTGACAGTGCAAGCTGTCGGTGCGCTTTACATCGCCTATATCGGATACATCTTCATCCGGTACGGCGGCAGTTTTAAGCTGGAAACGGACGGGGCGGAGAAGCAGCTTTCCAAGGCGAGCGAAGGATTTCAGACCGGCTTTTTGATCGCGTTCTTCAATCCCAAGGCAATCCTGTTCTTTGTGGCACTGTTCCCGCAGTTCGTGAACAGCGAGATCGCAACAAATGCCGGAGCATTGAGCTCTGTGTTTCTGCCGATCGGCCTGATCGCACTCATCTGTTTTATGGTCTACGGATTTCTGGGGCAGCTGTCCCTTCAGGTCTTTGATGAGAGCAAGGTGTTTAACTGGATCGTGCCGGGGCTTGGTGGGTTTCTGGTGCTCACCGCAACGCTTGGTCTTCTGGATGCCTTAGGACAGCTTTTCTGA
- a CDS encoding aspartate/glutamate racemase family protein — MSVEYGGKTVFGASVGILMLETKFPRIYGDIGNAQTWPFPVHYRVVRGATPNKVVRNDPRELVDEFIEAGRDLVRMGCDGITTNCGFLALIQDQVKEALGVPVATSSLMQIPSVQQLLPKNKRVGVITISKETLTKEHLKAAGAPEDTVIVGTDGLRNFTREVLDDYDAINFEDARLDLLDAAAELVTKNESIGAIVLECTNMVPYANDIRKLTGLPVYSIYTFVNWFQSGLVPRKFPLELDDPRLNLATYGN, encoded by the coding sequence ATGTCCGTTGAGTATGGAGGCAAGACCGTATTTGGTGCCTCGGTCGGCATTCTCATGCTGGAGACCAAGTTCCCGCGTATTTACGGTGATATTGGCAATGCGCAGACATGGCCGTTCCCAGTGCATTACCGCGTTGTGCGCGGCGCGACCCCAAACAAAGTGGTGCGCAACGACCCGCGTGAGCTGGTGGATGAGTTCATTGAAGCAGGCCGTGATCTGGTGCGCATGGGCTGTGACGGCATCACCACCAACTGCGGGTTTCTGGCGCTTATTCAGGATCAGGTGAAGGAAGCCCTTGGGGTGCCTGTTGCCACCTCTTCTTTGATGCAGATCCCAAGCGTGCAGCAACTTCTGCCGAAAAACAAGCGCGTTGGCGTCATCACCATTTCCAAAGAAACGCTGACCAAGGAGCACCTGAAAGCAGCAGGCGCACCAGAAGATACAGTGATTGTGGGTACAGATGGCCTGCGCAACTTCACCCGTGAAGTGCTGGATGATTATGACGCCATCAACTTTGAAGATGCCCGCCTTGATCTGCTGGACGCCGCCGCTGAACTGGTGACCAAGAACGAAAGCATCGGTGCGATTGTGCTGGAATGCACCAACATGGTGCCTTACGCCAATGACATCCGCAAACTCACCGGTTTGCCGGTATATTCCATCTACACTTTCGTGAACTGGTTCCAATCCGGTCTGGTTCCGCGTAAGTTCCCGCTGGAACTGGATGACCCGCGTTTGAATTTAGCGACCTACGGAAATTAA
- a CDS encoding S-(hydroxymethyl)glutathione dehydrogenase/class III alcohol dehydrogenase, with protein MDTRAAVAYKAGAPLSIETVQLEGPKPFEVLVEIMATGVCHTDAFTLSGDDPEGLFPAILGHEGAGIVREVGKGVTSLKPGDHVIPLYTPECRECEYCLNPKTNLCQSIRTTQGAGVMPDGTSRFSINGEKVHHYMGTSTFSNFTVLPEISLAKIRQDAPFDKVCYIGCGVTTGVGAVINTAKAEPGCKAVVFGLGGIGLNVVQGLRLIGADQIVGVDLNPAKKDLAEKYGMTDFVNPKEVEGDLVPYLVDLTGGGADYSFECIGHPTTMRQALECCHKGWGESIIIGVAGAGQEISTRPFQLVTGRSWRGTAFGGARGRTDVPKIVDWYMDGKIDIDHMITHTMPLEEINTAFDLMHEGKSIRSVVTF; from the coding sequence ATGGATACACGCGCCGCTGTCGCTTATAAAGCCGGAGCCCCTCTTTCCATCGAAACGGTTCAGCTAGAAGGCCCGAAACCCTTTGAGGTTCTGGTTGAAATTATGGCAACTGGCGTATGCCATACGGATGCCTTCACCCTTTCCGGTGATGACCCTGAGGGTCTGTTCCCAGCCATTTTAGGCCACGAAGGCGCTGGCATCGTGCGCGAAGTTGGCAAAGGCGTCACCTCGCTGAAGCCGGGCGATCACGTGATCCCGCTTTACACACCTGAGTGCCGCGAGTGTGAGTACTGCCTCAACCCAAAAACCAACCTGTGTCAGTCCATCCGCACAACACAGGGCGCGGGTGTGATGCCGGACGGCACCAGCCGTTTCTCCATCAATGGTGAGAAAGTTCACCACTACATGGGCACCAGCACCTTCTCCAACTTCACCGTTCTGCCAGAGATCTCCCTTGCGAAGATTCGTCAGGATGCACCGTTCGATAAGGTTTGCTACATCGGCTGCGGCGTGACTACAGGCGTTGGTGCTGTGATCAACACAGCAAAGGCAGAGCCGGGCTGTAAGGCTGTTGTGTTCGGCCTCGGCGGTATCGGCCTTAATGTTGTGCAGGGCCTGCGTCTGATCGGTGCGGACCAGATTGTTGGCGTGGACCTGAACCCAGCCAAGAAAGATCTGGCTGAAAAGTACGGTATGACCGACTTCGTGAACCCGAAGGAAGTTGAAGGCGATCTGGTGCCTTACCTTGTTGACCTGACAGGCGGCGGTGCGGACTACTCCTTCGAGTGTATCGGCCACCCAACCACCATGCGTCAGGCACTTGAGTGCTGTCATAAAGGCTGGGGCGAAAGCATCATCATCGGCGTTGCTGGTGCTGGTCAGGAAATCTCCACCCGTCCATTCCAGTTGGTCACTGGCCGCTCCTGGAGAGGCACTGCATTTGGTGGTGCGCGTGGTCGTACGGATGTGCCGAAGATCGTGGACTGGTACATGGATGGCAAGATCGACATTGACCACATGATCACCCACACCATGCCTCTGGAAGAGATCAACACGGCGTTTGATCTGATGCATGAAGGCAAGTCCATCCGTTCGGTTGTGACGTTCTAG
- the fghA gene encoding S-formylglutathione hydrolase yields MIELIQSWRCFDGEQRVYRHDSTSTGTPMEFAVFLPRRALNGEECPTLMFLSGLTCTWENMVSKAGSQRAAAEMGMIIVAPDTSPRGDDVADDDGWDMGKSAGFYLNATQEPWAKHYRMEEYITQELPEILEEHFPIDLSALGITGHSMGGHGALTLAMKNPGLFKSVSAFAPIVNPINCPWGEKAFSGYLGEDRSTWANYDACELLKSRGWKGRILIDQGSADGFLEEQLKPWVFEKACRDEGVDLTLRMHGGYDHSYYCIASFMQDHIAWHYDELV; encoded by the coding sequence ATGATTGAGCTGATCCAAAGCTGGCGCTGTTTTGATGGTGAGCAGCGCGTTTACCGCCATGACAGCACGTCCACCGGGACGCCAATGGAATTTGCAGTGTTTCTGCCGCGCCGGGCGCTGAACGGTGAAGAGTGCCCTACCCTGATGTTCCTCTCCGGTCTCACCTGCACCTGGGAGAACATGGTCTCCAAAGCAGGCAGCCAGCGTGCTGCTGCTGAGATGGGCATGATCATCGTTGCGCCTGATACATCCCCACGCGGTGATGATGTGGCAGACGATGATGGCTGGGACATGGGCAAAAGCGCAGGCTTCTACCTGAACGCCACGCAGGAGCCATGGGCCAAGCACTACCGCATGGAAGAGTACATCACGCAGGAGCTGCCGGAGATTCTGGAAGAACACTTCCCGATTGATCTGAGTGCTCTGGGCATCACCGGCCACTCTATGGGCGGTCATGGTGCGTTGACCCTTGCGATGAAAAATCCGGGCCTGTTCAAAAGCGTTTCTGCCTTTGCACCAATCGTGAATCCAATCAACTGCCCTTGGGGTGAGAAGGCATTCTCCGGTTATCTGGGTGAAGACCGGTCCACATGGGCAAACTATGATGCGTGTGAGTTGCTCAAATCCCGCGGCTGGAAAGGCCGTATTCTGATTGATCAGGGCTCTGCGGATGGCTTCCTTGAAGAGCAGCTGAAACCTTGGGTCTTTGAGAAGGCTTGCCGGGATGAAGGCGTTGATCTGACCCTGCGCATGCATGGTGGGTATGATCACAGCTACTACTGCATTGCGTCCTTTATGCAGGACCACATTGCATGGCACTATGACGAATTGGTCTAG